The Cystobacter ferrugineus nucleotide sequence TCGCCTCCAGCATCGTCGTCAGGCTCCGCGCCACCTCGGGCGAGAGCACCTGCTCCCCCGGGGTGGAGGGCGCGTCCGCGCCGGGCTCGAAGAGGACGGGGTCCTTCCACACGCCCCCGTTGGCCGCCACGGCCGCCACGAGGGCGCCATGCAGCGGTGAGAGATACACGTCGCCGAAGCCCGCGCCCGTCTGCGCGAAGCGGAACCCGTCGTCCTCCGGCACGGCGGCGAGCGACACGTCCGTGGGCACGGGGAAGGGAATCTCCCGGTTGAAGTGGAAGCGCGCGGCGGCGTGCCGCAACGACTCGGGTGACAGGTGGCGCTGGGTGAGCTTGGCGAAGATGACGTTGGCGCTCTTGCCCATGGCGGCGGCGAGCGAGTGGCACTGGCCGTCGCTCGCGCTGTCCTCCAGGAGCTTCGCGGAGATGCGCCGCTTGCCGCCGTGGAAGCACGTCTCCGCCTCGGGCGTCAGGCCCGCCTCGAGCAGCGCGGCGCCGGTGACGATCTTGAAGATGCTGGCGGCGGGGAACACCGCGCGCGTGGCCAGGCCGCGCAGGTCCGGCCGCGACTGCGAGTGCTCGGCCATGGCGAGCACCCGGCCCGTGGAGGGCTCGAGCACCACCACCGCGCCGAAGGGCACCTGGTACAGCTCGAGCGTGCGCTTGAGTTGCTCCTGGAGCACGGGATCGATGGTCAGCGGCACGGCCCCGTTCGGGCCCGGCACCACCAGCCGGCCCTTGCCGTCCTTCTTCGCCCGGGCGAGCACGTCCTGCTTCGCGGGGAGCGAGCGCAGGTGGGCGATGGGAGGATCCGACTCGCGCGAGGGCACCGGCCGGGGGGGCACCAGACCCAGCATCACGCCGGCATCGCTCCCCTCTCCCGCCTCGGCCAGGCCCCCGTCCGGGGTTCCGGCATCGCCCGAGCCGGCCTCCGCCAGCGCGGCGGCCTCGGCCTCCCGCTCGGGGCTTCCGGGCAGAGCACCACCCTCGTCCGCGCCGATGAGCAAGAAGAACAGGGGCAGCAGCAGCGTGGCGGGGGCGACTCGGGAGAGCGACATGCGGGGGCGTCTCGCGGGGCGAGGTGGGGGGAGCGGACATGGTAGCCGCCTTATTCCGGGCGTCCATTCCCTTCCCGGTGCTTCCCTGGGGGGCGAGAATCCTGGCGAGCGCTTCCCGGGACCGCTAGGGTCGGGCGGCCTTGAACGGACTGAAAGAAACCGCGGTCATCTGGAGCGCCGAGTGCCAGCGCACCCTGCGCAGCACGCGCGTGCTGGCGCTGCTCGGGCTCTACAGCCTTTTCTCCCTGCTGGTCTTCGTGGTGGCGGCGTTCCTGCGCTCGTTCGTCCAGCAGATGACGCAGTCGGGGATGATGACCGTGCCGAGCGAGGGGATTCCCCTGGCGGTCGTGGTGGTCTTCTTCTTCAGCCTCTTCTTCCTGCCGCTCTACGTGGCGTTGATGGGGTTCGATCAGGTGAGCGGCGAGGTGGGCCCGCGCTCCATCCGCTACCTCACGGTGCGCGCGCGCCGCTCGTCGGTGCTGTGGGGCAAGCTGCTGGCGCAGGCCACGGTGCTGCTGAGCCTCGTGTTCGCGCTCGACCTGGGGCTGTGCGTGTACGCGTGGGTCAGCACACCGGGCTTCGGCCTGGCGGACTTCGGGGAGAACCTCCTGCGCTTCTGGCTGGCCTCCGCGGTCTTCTCCTTCGCCTTCCTGTCGCTCACCTCGCTCTGCTCCTGCGTCACGACGAGTCCTCCCGTGAGCCTCATCCTCAACCTCGCCGTCCTCGTGTTCTCGATCGTGCTGTGGATGACGGCCCTGGCCGACGAGGGCAATCCCGTGCGCCACCTGCGCTTCCTCTCGCCGTTGAAGTACTCGTTGGAGCTGCTCGATCCGGCGCCGCGCACGGCGGCGGTCAGCGTCGCGGCCTATGCCGTCTTCACGCTGCTGTTCCTGGGTTCCGCCCTCACGGCGCTGCGCACGAGGGACCTGTGAGCGAGCCCGCCATCGAGCTCATGGATGTCTCGCGGCGCTTCGGCCCCAAGGTCGCGGTGGATGGGGTGAGCCTGCGCATCGAGAGCGGCCAGGTGTACGGCCTCATCGGCCCCAACGGCGCCGGCAAGACGACCACCTTCTCCATGATGTGTGGCTACCTGCGGCCCACCCGGGGCCAGGTGCGGGTGATGGGCGTCACCCCCAGCGCCGAGGGCGCGCTCAAGGGCAAGCTCGGCGTGCTGCCGCAGGACGCGGTGCTGCCCGGAGGCTGGAAGGTGGGGCCGCTGCTCATGTACTGGGCCCGGCTGAGCGGCCTGGAGGCCCCCGAGCGCGAGGCGCGCGAGTCCCTGGAGAAGGTCGGCCTGCTGGAGGCATGGAGCGTGGAGACGAGCGCCTTGTCCCACGGCATGGGCAAGCGCGTGGCCCTGGCCCAGGCGCTCATGGGACGCCCGCCCCTCGTGCTGCTCGACGAGCCCACCGCCGGGATGGACCCGCGCATCGCCCATCAGGTGCGACAGGTCATCCTCGACATGCGCGGCCAGCGCACGGTGGTGGTCTCCAGTCACAACCTCCAGGAGCTGGAGCAGTTGTGTGACGCGGCGGCCATCCTCGACCGGGGCCGGCTGGTGCAGGCCGGCTCGATCGCCGACCTCACGAGCCAGGGCGCCGAGTTCCGCGTCCAGGTGGCCCGGGGCGCCATCCTCCTGCCCGAGTTGGAGGCGCTCCCGGGCGTCACCGCCGCGCGCCTGGAGGGCGAGCACCTGCTGCACGTGCGCTTCGACGGCCTGGCGCACAAACCGGAGGAGGTCATCAGCCGCGTCGTGGGCCACCTGCTCCAGAGCGGCGTGCTCATCCTGGGCGTGTCGCGGGGCCAGCGGCTCGAGGAGCGGGTGCTCCAGCTCACCTGAGCCCCCGGAGCCGAGCGCGAAAGAATTCCCCGGAAAATCCCGGGTAAAACTCCAGGGCGGTTCCGGTCACGAACCGGGAGATGCCACCGCCCCACCCTTCACCCACCCGCCGTGTGCACGCCTGGCCGCATGGGCCCGGTGTAGGCCCCATGGCGGGGGGCCCCCAGGGGAATTTCCCACGAAAACCTTTGTGTTTCCGGGGACCTGAAGGCGTCATCACCCGGGCCAGAAGGGCCCGCCTCGCCTTGCGTGCCCAGAACGGGCTCTGTTATCACCCCGCGCCCTGCTGATGGACCGCATGTGCCCGGGACCGCAGTTGGACCGACGACGTACCTAGGAGCAGAACAGACTTATGAAACCCAATGTGATCGTTGCCCTCCTCGTGGGCCTGTTGCTGGGCTTCGTGGGTGGCCGGGCCTTCACCGGCTCCTCGAAGGATTCCGCGGGAAGCAACAAGCCCACGGCGGCCGCCAACGCGGCCGCTCCCAGTGGCAAGCCCGCCGATGCCACCATCTTCAAGGTGCCCATCGACGACTCGCCCACCAAGGGCAGCGCGGACGCGCTCGTCACGCTCGTCGAGTTCTCCGACTACCAGTGCCCGTTCTGCTCGCGCGCCAACGCCACGGTGGAGCAGCTGCAGAAGGACTACGGCAGCAAGCTGCGCGTGGTCATGAAGCAGAACCCGCTGTCCTTCCACCCGCGCGCCAAGCCCGCCGCCGTGGCCGCGCTCGCCGCTGGTGAGCAGGGCAAGTACTGGGAGTACCACGGCAAGCTCTTCGCCAACGCCAAGGCGCTCGAGGACAAGGACCTGGAGAGCTACGCCCAGGACGTGGGTCTGGACATCTCCCGCTGGAAGGCGGACCTGACCAACCCCAAGTTCTCCACCATCATCGACCGTGACCAGGCCCTGGCCGGCAAGCTCGGCGCCAATGGCACCCCGGCCTTCTTCATCAACGGCCGCTTCCTGTCCGGCGCCCAGCCCATCGGCAACTTCAAGACCATCATCGACGAGGAGCTGGGCAAGGCCGAGGCCCTCGTGCGCTCGGGCACGCCGGCCAACCAGGTGTACGCCGCCATCCTCGCCAAGGGCGTGGAGTCGGCGCCGCGCAACAACCCCTCGCAGCCCGAGGCTCCGGCGCAGGCCTACCGCAAGGTGGACTTCCCCGCCGACGCCCCCTCCTTCGGCCCGAAGGACGCCAAGGTGACGATCGTCGAGTGGTCGGACTTCGAGTGCCCCTTCTGCGGCCGCGTGGGCCCCACGCTCAAGCAGATCAAGGAGACGTACCCCAAGGACGTGCGCGTGGTGTTCCGTCACCAGCCGCTGCCCTTCCACCCCAACGCCAAGCCGGCCGCCGAGGCCTCGATGGCCGCGCACGAGCAGGGCAAGTTCTGGGAGTACCACGACAAGCTCTTCGCCAATCAGCGCGCCCTGGATCGCGCCTCGCTCGAGAAGTACGCCCAGGAGCTGGGGCTCGACGTGGCCAGGTTCAAGGCCGCGCTCGACTCGGGCAAGTTCCGCGCGAAGGTGGAGGCGGATTCGTCCGCGGGCGCCGCGGTGGGCGCCAATGGCACCCCGACCTTCTTCGTCAACGGCCGTGAGTTCGTGGGCGCCCAGCCCTTCGAGAGCTTCAAGCGGATCATCGAGGACGAGAAGGCGCGCGCCGAGAAGCTGCTGGCCTCCGGTACCAAGCCGGACGCGCTGTACGCCAGGCTCATCGAGGAGGGGCTGAAGTCCAACGGCGCCGCCGCCGCTCCCTCCGAGCCGGCCGTGCAGAACATCGAGGTGGGCAACGCCCCGGTGACGGGCGCGAAGAACGCCGCGGTGACCATCGTGGCCTTCTCCGACTTCGAGTGCCCGTTCTGCGGCCGCGTCGTGCCGACGCTCCACCAGCTCGAGCAGGAGTACAAGGGGAAGATCCGCGTGGCCTTCAAGAACCAGCCGCTGCCCATGCACCCCAACGCCAAGCCGGCCGCCGAGGCCGCGCTCGCCGCGCACGAGCAGGGCAAGTTCTGGGAGTACCACGACAAGCTCTTCGCCAATCAGCGCGCCCTGGACCGCGCCTCGCTCGAGAAGT carries:
- a CDS encoding ABC transporter permease — encoded protein: MNGLKETAVIWSAECQRTLRSTRVLALLGLYSLFSLLVFVVAAFLRSFVQQMTQSGMMTVPSEGIPLAVVVVFFFSLFFLPLYVALMGFDQVSGEVGPRSIRYLTVRARRSSVLWGKLLAQATVLLSLVFALDLGLCVYAWVSTPGFGLADFGENLLRFWLASAVFSFAFLSLTSLCSCVTTSPPVSLILNLAVLVFSIVLWMTALADEGNPVRHLRFLSPLKYSLELLDPAPRTAAVSVAAYAVFTLLFLGSALTALRTRDL
- a CDS encoding penicillin-binding transpeptidase domain-containing protein, giving the protein MSLSRVAPATLLLPLFFLLIGADEGGALPGSPEREAEAAALAEAGSGDAGTPDGGLAEAGEGSDAGVMLGLVPPRPVPSRESDPPIAHLRSLPAKQDVLARAKKDGKGRLVVPGPNGAVPLTIDPVLQEQLKRTLELYQVPFGAVVVLEPSTGRVLAMAEHSQSRPDLRGLATRAVFPAASIFKIVTGAALLEAGLTPEAETCFHGGKRRISAKLLEDSASDGQCHSLAAAMGKSANVIFAKLTQRHLSPESLRHAAARFHFNREIPFPVPTDVSLAAVPEDDGFRFAQTGAGFGDVYLSPLHGALVAAVAANGGVWKDPVLFEPGADAPSTPGEQVLSPEVARSLTTMLEATVTRGTARRVFRERGMRVPGAVGKTGTLADRTPFRDYSWFVGFAPKDNPKLAVAAVIVNEPLWRIRATWLGREGLRLGLARLPPGALAPQKDDAPDVPVEEDSEEDEAPEGETPAPVVAGTPAATPPATPPATLPATPPDTEAASAMSQP
- a CDS encoding ABC transporter ATP-binding protein translates to MSEPAIELMDVSRRFGPKVAVDGVSLRIESGQVYGLIGPNGAGKTTTFSMMCGYLRPTRGQVRVMGVTPSAEGALKGKLGVLPQDAVLPGGWKVGPLLMYWARLSGLEAPEREARESLEKVGLLEAWSVETSALSHGMGKRVALAQALMGRPPLVLLDEPTAGMDPRIAHQVRQVILDMRGQRTVVVSSHNLQELEQLCDAAAILDRGRLVQAGSIADLTSQGAEFRVQVARGAILLPELEALPGVTAARLEGEHLLHVRFDGLAHKPEEVISRVVGHLLQSGVLILGVSRGQRLEERVLQLT
- a CDS encoding DsbA family protein, translating into MIVALLVGLLLGFVGGRAFTGSSKDSAGSNKPTAAANAAAPSGKPADATIFKVPIDDSPTKGSADALVTLVEFSDYQCPFCSRANATVEQLQKDYGSKLRVVMKQNPLSFHPRAKPAAVAALAAGEQGKYWEYHGKLFANAKALEDKDLESYAQDVGLDISRWKADLTNPKFSTIIDRDQALAGKLGANGTPAFFINGRFLSGAQPIGNFKTIIDEELGKAEALVRSGTPANQVYAAILAKGVESAPRNNPSQPEAPAQAYRKVDFPADAPSFGPKDAKVTIVEWSDFECPFCGRVGPTLKQIKETYPKDVRVVFRHQPLPFHPNAKPAAEASMAAHEQGKFWEYHDKLFANQRALDRASLEKYAQELGLDVARFKAALDSGKFRAKVEADSSAGAAVGANGTPTFFVNGREFVGAQPFESFKRIIEDEKARAEKLLASGTKPDALYARLIEEGLKSNGAAAAPSEPAVQNIEVGNAPVTGAKNAAVTIVAFSDFECPFCGRVVPTLHQLEQEYKGKIRVAFKNQPLPMHPNAKPAAEAALAAHEQGKFWEYHDKLFANQRALDRASLEKYAQELGLDVARFKAALDSGKFTAQVTADMAEASRVGVTGTPSFFINGRSLVGAQPIDAFKRVIDEELKKKGTVAADQK